Proteins from one Panicum virgatum strain AP13 chromosome 7K, P.virgatum_v5, whole genome shotgun sequence genomic window:
- the LOC120640893 gene encoding tyrosine-protein phosphatase RLPH2-like, protein MSAPSAPPRTVICVGDVHGHITKLESLWSNLQSALPAGAFATALVIFLGDYNDRGPHTRGVLDFLLALPRRHPAQRLVFLCGNHDLAFAAFVGALPPPPDGSPFSATWEEYLHNEEHEGWFRGPGYEDMHVQGRRWGGVIKERWNPKKGLPYRGSIYDAQPTFESYGVAHGSPDLAMAMPEEHKRFLRDLVWIHEEENVPIDTDEGQIICNLIAVHAGLEKSIDLNEQLRVLRTRDTRVPKVPMLSGRQDVWNTPKDLTGKRTIVVSGHHGQLHIDGLRFIIDEGGGYEDKPIAAIVFPSKTLIRSTEGTTSQD, encoded by the exons ATGTCTgctccctcggcgccgccgcgcacggtgATCTGCGTGGGGGACGTGCACGGCCACATCACGAAGCTGGAGAGCCTCTGGTCCAACCTCCAATccgcgctccccgccggcgccttcGCCACCGCGCTGGTCATCTTCCTCGGCGACTACAACGACCGGGGACCGCACACCCGCGGGGTCCTCGACTTCCTCCTCGCGCTCCCGCGGCGCCACCCCGCGCAGCGCCTCGTGTTCCTCTGCGGCAACCACGACCTCGCCTTCGCCGCGTTCGTcggggcgctgccgccgcctcccgacGGCTCCCCCTTCTCGGCCACCTGGGAGGAGTACCTCCACAACGAGGAGCACGAGGGGTGGTTCCGCGGGCCGGGCTACGAGGACATGCACGTGCAGGGGAGGCGCTGGGGCGGGGTCATCAAGGAGAGGTGGAACCCGAAGAAGGGGCTCCCGTACAGGGGCTCCATCTACGACGCGCAGCCCACTTTCGAGTCCTACGGCGTCGCCCATGGTTCCCCTG ATCTTGCAATGGCTATGCCGGAGGAGCATAAGAGGTTTCTGCGTGACTTGGTATGGATCCATGAAGAG GAAAATGTGCCCATTGATACGGATGAAGGCCAAATCATTTGCAATCTAATTGCAGTTCATGCTGGCCTAGAGAAGTCCATAGATTTGAATGAGCAGCTTAGAGTTCTAAGAACTAGAGACACAAGGGTGCCAAAGGTTCCAATGCTCAGTGGGAGGCAGGATGTTTGGAACACACCAAAG GATCTGACTGGCAAGCGTACCATCGTTGTCAGCGGTCACCATGGGCAGCTCCACATCGACGGCCTCCGATTCATCATTGATGAAGGCGGTGGGTATGAAGACAAACCAATAGCTGCTATCGTTTTTCCCTCAAAGACATTGATTAGAAGCACGGAGGGAACAACGTCACAGGATTGA
- the LOC120640891 gene encoding 1,4-alpha-glucan-branching enzyme 2, chloroplastic/amyloplastic-like, whose translation MASFAVSGARLGVVRPGGGAARSGGERRSGVDLPPVLFRRKDSFSRTVLSCAGAPGKVLVPGGGNDDLLSSAEPAVDNPVQSEQLEVPDEAELVVEESLAVEVEEKTEPSQVIEGVSETETDVLAVASKAPLMEEKPRVVPPPGDGQRIYQIDPMLEGFRNHLDYRYSEYKRMRAAIDQHEGGLDAFSRGYEKLGFTRSAEGITYREWAPGAHSAALVGDFNNWNPNADTMTRNEYGTWEIFLPNNADGSPAIPHGSRVKIRMDTPSGVKDSIPAWIKFSVQAPGEIPYNGIYYDPPEEEKYVFKHPQPKRPKSLRIYESHVGMSSPEPKINTYANFRDEVLPRIKRLGYNAVQIMAIQEHSYYASFGYHVTNFFAPSSRFGTPEDLKSLIDKAHELGLLVLMDIVHSHASNNTLDGLNGFDGTDMHYFHGGPRGHHWMWDSRLFNYGSWEVLRFLLSNARWWLEEYKFDGFRFDGVTSMMYTHHGLQVAFTGNYGEYFGFATDVDAVVYLMLVNDLIHGLYPEAVAIGEDVSGMPTFCIPVQDGGVGFDYRLHMAAPDKWIELLKQSDEYWKMGDIVHTLTNRRWLEKCVTYAESHDQALVGDKTIAFWLMDKDMYDFMALDRPSTPRIDRGIALHKMIRLVTMGLGGEGYLNFMGNEFGHPEWIDFPRGPQSLPNGSVIPGNNYSYDKCRRRFDLGDADYLRYHGMQEFDQAMQHLEEKYEFMTSDHQYVSRKHEEDKVIIFERGNLVFVFNFHWSNSYFDYRVGCFKPGKYKIVLDSDDGLFGGFSRLDHEAEYFTADWPHDNRPCSFSVYAPSRTAVVYALAEDE comes from the exons ATGGCGTCGTTCGCGGTGTCCGGCGCGAGGCTCGGGGTCgtgcggcccggcggcggcgcggcacgatCCGGCGGGGAGCGGAGGAGCGGGGTGGACTTGCCGCCGGTGCTCTTCAGGAGGAAGGACTCCTTCTCGC GTACGGTTCTGAGCTGCGCGGGTGCTCCTGGAAAGGTGCTAGTTCCGGGAGGCGGCAACGATGACTTGCTTTCCTCCGCAGAGCCTGCCGTGGACAATCCAGTGCAGTCTGAGCAACTAGAG GTACCTGACGAAGCAGAACTGGTTGTGGAAGAGAGCTTGGCAGTTGAGGTTGAAGAGAAGACTGAACCCTCACAAGTGATTGAAGGCGTTAGCGAAActgaaactgatgttttagccGTCGCAAGCAAAGCACCACTCATGGAGGAGAAACCACGAGTCGTCCCACCACCAGGAGATGGCCAGCGAATATACCAGATTGACCCAATGCTTGAAGGGTTTCGGAACCATCTTGACTACCG ATACAGCGAATACAAGAGAATGCGTGCAGCTATTGATCAACACGAAGGTGGATTGGATGCATTTTCTCGTGGTTATGAAAAGTTGGGATTTACTCGCAG CGCTGAAGGTATAACTTACAGAGAATGGGCTCCTGGAGCACAC TCAGCAGCATTAGTAGGTGACTTCAACAACTGGAATCCAAATGCGGATACAATGACCAGA AACGAGTATGGCACTTGGGAGATCTTCCTGCCTAATAATGCTGATGGATCCCCTGCTATTCCTCATGGCTCGCGTGTAAAG ATACGGATGGATACACCATCTGGTGTGAAGGATTCCATTCCTGCATGGATCAAGTTTTCTGTGCAGGCTCCAGGTGAAATACCATACAATGGTATATATTATGATCCACCTGAAGAG GAGAAATATGTCTTCAAACACCCTCAACCTAAGCGGCCAAAGTCACTGCGGATTTACGAATCACATGTTGGAATGAGTAGCCCG GAACCAAAGATAAACACGTATGCTAACTTCAGAGATGAGGTGCTGCCAAGAATTAAAAGGCTGGGATATAATGCAGTACAGATCATGGCAATCCAAGAACACTCTTATTATGCAAGCTTTGG GTACCATGTTACAAACTTTTTTGCGCCGAGTAGCCGTTTTGGGACTCCAGAGGACCTGAAATCTCTGATTGATAAAGCACATGAGCTCGGGTTGCTAGTGCTTATGGATATTGTTCATAG TCATGCATCAAATAATACCCTGGATGGTTTGAATGGTTTTGACGGCACTGATATGCATTACTTCCATGGTGGTCCACGGGGCCATCATTGGATGTGGGATTCTCGCCTATTCAATTATGGGAGTTGGGAA gttttgaGATTTCTACTGTCAAATGCTAGATGGTGGCTTGAAGAATATAAGTTTGATGGTTTCCGATTTGATGGGGTGACTTCCATGATGTATACTCACCATGGATTACAA GTAGCATTTACTGGGAACTATGGCGAGTATTTTGGATTTGCCACTGATGTTGATGCAGTAGTTTACCTAATGCTGGTAAACGATCTTATTCATGGGCTTTATCCTGAGGCTGTAGCCATTGGTGAAGAT GTTAGCGGAATGCCTACATTTTGTATTCCTGTTCAAGATGGTGGTGTTGGTTTTGATTACCGCCTTCATATGGCTGCCCCAGACAAATGGATTGAACTCCTGAA GCAAAGTGATGAATATTGGAAAATGGGTGATATCGTGCACACCTTAACAAatagaagatggctagaaaaGTGTGTCACTTATGCTGAAAGTCATGATCAAGCTCTAGTTGGTGACAAGACAATTGCATTCTGGTTGATGGATAAG GATATGTATGATTTCATGGCTCTGGACAGGCCTTCAACTCCTCGCATTGATCGTGGGATAGCATTACACAAAATGATTAGGCTTGTTACAATGGGTTTAGGAGGTGAAGGCTATCTAAATTTCATGGGAAACGAGTTTGGGCATCCTG AATGGATAGATTTTCCAAGAGGTCCTCAAAGTCTTCCAAATGGCTCCGTCATTCCTGGAAATAACTATAGCTACGATAAATGTCGTCGTAGATTTGACCTT GGAGATGCAGATTATCTTAGGTATCATGGTATGCAAGAGTTTGATCAGGCAATGCAGCATCTTGAGGAAAAATATGAA TTCATGACATCAGACCACCAGTATGTATCACGGAAACATGAGGAGGATAAGGTGATAATCTTCGAAAGAGGAAATTTGGTATTTGTGTTCAACTTCCACTGGAGCAATAGCTATTTTGACTACCGCGTTGGTTGTTTCAAGCCTGGGAAGTACAAG ATTGTCCTAGATTCTGACGATGGCCTCTTCGGTGGATTTAGTCGGCTTGATCACGAGGCTGAGTACTTCACTGCT GACTGGCCACATGACAACAGGCCGTGTTCTTTCTCGGTGTATGCACCCAGCAGAACAGCCGTTGTGTACGCACTCGCAGAGGACGAATAG